AATGGTATTTAGAACggtcatttatttagatttgtaacatttctttaccattactaaaacctTTCCTAAGAGAAGTTCCCTTGGTATCAACTATTAGTGAAGACGATATCTTCACTAGaagagcttggggattatgggtctATCTCACtaagatggacaaagtcaattatccattcaaatttttttcaaataaagtgGATAGATCATTCCTGTTAAACTCCATGACGGGAAAAAGTACTAAGTTCAtagaaagcttatttgaaaagaCAAGGATATTGATCTTGGTAAATAAGCTACCAGCGACTAAAGCAACAAGAAcgaagacgtgcaacatgcTGCAtattgggcaatggcataatcGTGTATGCCCTTGCTGTGAGAAACAAGAGAAATCCCTATTCGGGATAAAAATTCGGGTTACTCAAAAGAAACTGGAACCAAATTAGGACAAGggtaaaagaaataatttttaaaaaatgaagtaaaagtTGGAGAAtgtaaaaatcaagaataagaCTGTCGATAGAAAATGACAAAGACCAACACTCAGCAAAGCAGGAAAGTCAGCTAGCAATCACATGGCCGACAAGCCATTATAACCAATAGCTGGAAAGGATACAGTGATGATGAACGCAATGACGTTATTCGAAAAAGACAAGATGATGATGAACGTAGTGACGTCAtcaaaaaacaagtttggagtTCGGGTTTGAAGTCCGCGGACgcttataaataagaaagcaatgaagcagatggggatcatcagaaattttctcctactcttcaaaacataatatttgagtGTCCAAAtctttgtaaatttttgaattcttaGTTTATGGGGGATTTCCCAACGAGGCAAGTCCTCTATCATTTGAGAGACTAAATAGTTATCTCCTCCAATGGAGGAAATaacatttatgtaatattccATATATCTCTTCAATAAAACTACGCcttaaggtaggaaacgaaatagggttgtgctgtttgttgctgaaggagccaagtacATGCGAACCATCTGTTatggtagtgtggttggaagaagtccaTAAAATCGAGGACTCAGAATACTTAGAAGCAAGGcggtaaaaaaaaagtacgaACTTATGAGGACTTAATTTATACCGAAAGCATGTTGCACATGACTTGGAGCATGTAATGGACTACGGTTAATTTTAGctagaagggcaaaatggtcataAAATGGGCCAAATGACCAAAATTgtgaatatttaaaagttataggactaaaattgccaactccatagttagaggaccaaaattgccaaccCCTTATAgatagaggaccaaaattgcaagccctatttatatattatatatatattggttgctttgttagaatatgtgacttaaaagccaattagattggcatacttgtaatctattctgacaataactcgattttatgtaatattattcaatgaataaaatgagtattgctattggcatttcatttgtcgtgctcattacatttatgtttgcatttttttcaaacatcacaacaaagcccacagatcACCTTGAACAAcagtgcaacagttggactgcgcattggatggcggtcatgaaaccaaacTATTTAGGATTGGGTTTgaatattccaagtcgaggacctcgaaaATGGACATCAAAGtatcctatggagacttgtattaagagtcacattcatctaatgagtgtcgtgtttcattggCTTCAGATGCGAGAcatctatgcgatcttaataggtcgattgactaggtgtcgaatTGCCTGAACTAACATGCAGGGATCgttatatggaagccttaTAGGCTTGATCGGTATACTCAAGTCCCCGGCTCTGATACTATgagagtagtcctcagactagAGGAATAACGGCAGTTACGTGCATGCGaatcttagatttgtgcgagaggtgatcgtatctcaaacatggtcatcataagctttgtctagtgcattcaaagtatgtagcgaggacggtgagttccaagaagaggatccatcccctgtcaaaacgtgacagaggcattttctatgcacttggagatgcgttaacGCTCTATAAATCTGTGgtcacagtcattggtcgaatatgaaaaagaggttcctagtTTCAGGAATTTGGTGTAACGCAAtctctcaagtattaagcatagacgcctaatCCAGGATGAaaaccgacacccaatttcatgctcTAGACTAAGATCGAAAaatggtagatggaaggatCATACCCTTATggactcgggagcctaaaagttcacatggattttcgcctagtctctagtgccatagaccgttgctagacggccaccatGGTGACAGGCTTTCTTAATCaagaattgataaaaaattcttaattaaattgaatttaattaatactagTGTTGggcactagcccaagtctagctgaaatgTGAACCTCAAGAGCCACACataaatcaccgagaagggacgaggaattaattggaattaattgagaattaattccataagtaattggattacttatatatgagagggatccattggatggataagcccaatgataaattaattagaataatttatattgggcttgcccttattatttaataaatgcttattgggttcatatatttaattggattaaatatataatggacttaattaagtgaattttaattacattggagttaattaagattgattgggccttgtattttaattaattaaaattggcccaaattcattaattaagttggtggaaatgattagaaaagaaaattattgactaacaaattcacttttaaaAGGTGTCATGTTAGTGATCCTTTATTcagaataaaggattttattaccttatggatggttaaatgaacctagacatattttaatgcatccatacaaggtatatatatgtatgttagttatttggaataactaatgaatacataacaaagcaagaaaataattttcctctCTCCAATTACTCCACTCAGCCGAACCACCTATTGTGCACACTTGATCTATTTTTCTcctcaattcttttctagcaaattgagtTGAGGAGTCCGAAGTTCCGGTGTGGTGCGGCCGCAACTGTAGAGGATTTCTACATTGAAACCTTGCATGAACGGATAAGACGAAGGAggttcgaaataaatcaaatcaaaggtaattcttgatttatgatttatgcaCCTCTTGTTTTACATTCAACCATTAGCCCCGTTAATTTCATTGtcgtttatttttattaattacattgaaCACCcgagaactccaagggtacatcCCTCCGTATGGTTTTATTACgctttcattttaatttatgcattttattatTGCCGCTTTTGCTTGCGCGTTCCCGAGTCGATCCACTCGCACTTCGAGGTGCTTTcatgcttatatatatttgatcatgcacttggatttatatttatatatatggagaatGTATATtggttatttatatatttgatcgtTGATTACTTGTTGGTTACCttgatatttgtaaaattgttattatgtgttatATGTGATAGTATTGTATTGATGTGAGATGAATGATTAtgtgattataaaattgattagtgaatgaaattgaataggaaatttattgatgagaagataattattaaatagaattgCAGGATAAAGTTAATGATATTGTTCTCGTGAATTTAAATAAGAGATGGATTACCTGATTGGGAAGGGGCATACTGCAATGGCTTATGATGATATGATTAATGACGAGCTGTGTGTTGTAATTGATAGTGGAGATGATGTGACATATTATACGAGTTATGTGTTGTGTGATATGATTGGTGATGAGATATCATACGAGTTGTGTGCTGTGTGACAtcgaagaaaaaaaaaacaaatattatgattGAGATTATGATGACAGCTGGCAAGGCCATTGAGTGATACACTCCACTTTAGGTAAGCAGggccctaaaaaaataaattaaaatatcactATTATGACATAAGCTGATATATGATTAAGAGCATATGTTATTCTTTTACCTGCTGATATTATTTGACGAATATTGGTTGGTTGATATGATTGTATTATGTTTGACTTGTGATTGtgatgtatgtatatatatagattgatTGGCTATACTTACTGAGTAGACAACTCACTCCTTGTCatgtacttttcaggagatatatCACACTGACTAGTCACATTAGATTTTGAGTCGTGTCGTTTTTGTGAATAGGTAGGTCAGCATTACATCTGAAGCCAAGACTTTTGgttatgagaatattaaatatactaGTCTCTTTCCTGGtttgcatttaaaatttgtacagCTGGTTGTGGTGCTATTTTCATTTGAGATTTTGTTTACGAGGACATGTGGAGagattaaatatatcttttgaATATGCCTATTATGTCGTGTGACGTTTATATGTTATAtcgataaataaaaatatcttataagaggGGTTGTAATAAGGAAAGTGTATGATAATTAGTGGTAATTATGTATAATGttgtagggggtgctacatatTAAGCCTCTTGGATCAGGGCCCTCTCGGATTGGGTTGGTGGGACTTCTATTTTCTAGGGGACATTTGTCTGAGCCTTCTTCCGAACTGGGCCTGTGCGGGACACCATAGgccttgcatttttttcttctttttgggcTGCTTAGGCCTTTTTGActcatcttatttttatgcaaATCATAAGGGTTgttcagtaaaattataaaatataattttttcttttcaatctatttttttcgtaccaaacaaataaaaatatttgagatatATTCTCataccaaataatttgatagaaaatcattattctttttctccctctccctctttaaCTTTCCCTCGACCTTttactttcctttttcttctcacTTAAACTAAACATATACactatgtttgattttatttttaacttattttaattttttttgtggaaatcaagagataaaaataaagataaataaatatgtattagaGATAGtttgtatatttgaatttatttttggagataatacaaaataagtatgttatgtttgatgttgtttagtaggagacaaaaattactgttcattgtcaaattatttctcttatatatatatatttatatatatgtatgagtatgtatataatttttttagatgtagggcctataattagtgtaaacttatttgacaaaaaataaatgaggcattgtttcaaaacattttaaaacaCTATCAAAACTTccaaaagaaatcaaaataaatattattatgctttgagccatctcaaaaataaagcaaaactaaaaacaaacattatgaTATAGTCTAAGTGTTGACTGCAGTATACACTATACAATTACAAGTTACAACCCAAGCCCAGTTCAGTAATTGAATCCAGAAAGGAAGAGTGATGTAGATAGAGATGAGGAGGAGTTGGTGTTGAGACAAAAGACAAACAACCAAACGAAAGAGATAAACATCTGCACACAAGTAATTATCAAAGTGTTGGCGTTGAACATGCAATCATcgtgcatatatatttatgtaagttGTATGTGATAATTAGATAAAGGGAGAAGGAGTTTCTCCCATTTCTTcaatctttttccttttcttactccacatcatatatatatgtcatgtaCATGGTTGTTACCGATATCACTTAagattgtatattttttatcaaattaaaataattataatatatttattatataattaattatttttttaaattagtgtatatatattgtgctTACTGTATAActgattcaaattcaattaaattcaatttaaattaaaatttttcttattcaacCTACGtgtatcaataattaaatatgataatgtCGCATGGTTgactaacttttttttttcttttttcagtatAATTTGGATAATAATTCAGTTTTTGACCCAACAACTTGGTTCCACAAAAGTAACTTATTTTCAGATGCAAGCATGAATGTCCCCACCCtaccatttaaaattaataatccaatgttaatatatataattatgggGTGTATACGAACTTTTTTAAGGTCCTAAtgcctaattaattaatggtaGTTAGATAGTTGACTACGCCAAAGTAGTGCTGGCATTCTCCCCACTCCTACacctataatattataagttgCAAAAAAGTCATAATTTCACACGCGTGTTAAACAAATgcatgtaaattaattaattaatttcttctcaAGGCAGCTTCAACGCGCTGTATATATGAGACTAACTATAATTCATCACAAAAGAAATTCACAATATGGCATTCATCTTGCCCATTCCACCCATGCAAGATCTTAAGATCACATTTCAAGAATCCATCCTTGTTTCTCCATCAAAACAaactgatgatgatgatccgAACAAATCCATCTTCCTGTCTAACATAGACCAAATCCTCAACTACAATATTCCCACTGTCCATTTCTTCAAAGCCAACCCTGATTTTCCTCCCCAAATTGTGCCCAAAAGGCTCAAAATGGCACTACAAAGAGTTCTGCAGGTGCACTATCATTTCATGGCTGGAAGATTCAAACTGAACCAGCAATTGGGCCGCCTTGAGATCGACTGTAACTCCGCAGGAGCTGGTTTTGTGGTGGCTTCTTCGGATTATTCACTTGATGACTTGGGTGACTTTGTTTATCCCAACCTCGGATTCCGGCAGCTTGCGGTCCAAACCTTGGATAATTTGGGACCAGAGGTTGAGCAGCCACTATGTGTTTTTCAGGTTAAACAAACTACTTCTTAACCAAATTGTAGATGGCCCAGCCAAAATTCTATTGTTTACTGAAACCTTAGACATAACATAACATGTTATAAAGCTTGAGTTCTAccgtgtatatataatttcaggAGAACAGTCTTCGATCGTActataagtaatatatattttgttaatttgtggTTCGTAGGTAACATCATTCAAGTGTGGGGGTTTCTGCATCGGCATGTCGACAAATCATGTATTGTTGGACGGCGCAAGCGCCCAAATCTTCATTGAAAATCTAGCCACCCAAGCCTTCGACGACAAGCCCTTGGCGGTCATCCCATGCAACAACCGCCACCTCCTAGCCGCCAGATCTCCGCCCCATGTGGAGTTCCCGCACCCCGAGTTTTTCAAACCCGATCTCCCTGAAGTTGTGGGGCCACCAGTGTTCGACTGCAAAAGGGAGGAATTGGATTATACAACTTTCAGCCTAACTTCGAAAgctatcaattatttaaaggGCAAAGCAAAGGAGAATATTAGTTATAGCACCACCAAGATCACCAGCTTTAACGTGGTGGCAGCGCTCATATGGCGGTGCAAAGCTTTGTCAAATGATGCTGAATACAATAAAGATAGAGTTTCCACTCTGCTTAATGTTGTGGACTTAAGGTCAAGGCTGAATCCACCATTGCCAGATTCATACAGCGGCAACGCAGTACTAGTTGCATATTCGTCGGCAACATGCGAAGATATTGAAAAATGGCCATTTTCGAAGCTGGTGGAGATGGTGTCAGAAGCGCCAAAAAGGGTGAGTGATGAGTattcaaaatctgtgatagaCTGGTTGGAGATAAACAAAGGGCTGCCTTGTGGGGAGTACATGGTGAGCTCATGGCTGAGATTGAGGTTTGGTGAGGTGGTGTATCCATGGGGCAAGCCTGTGTACAGTGGGCCAGTGGTGAGCCACAGGAAAGATATTTGCTGGATCTTTCCCGGTGTTGATGGAGTTAACGCCTTGGTTTCTCTGCCAGCTAAGGAGATGGAAAGATTTGTGGCACTATTTCGCGAGTTCTTCCCACAATCCATCATTAATTAGCTTAATCTATGAGaactctgtgtgtgtgtgtgtgtttgtagtATGGTATGGTTGAGAATAATAATGATTGTGGCAATGCTTTCTCATGTGTAGCAATTTCATGCATGTGCCTCGTGTTGTAATTTGTTGCTCCAGGATTCCACGCTGGCGGCGGCCTGCTCTTCAATTCCTATGCATgtgtttttccaatttcatgaaaaactGTCAATTTTTCACTACGGCTTAATTGCTGTTATTGTCCCTAATTGTGCATTGTCGTCGCCCAGCTATGCTCAGCAGGCGACATCATTCACACCCCTCTGTTGGGGGATAGCGTCGCCCCTTCTATGGGCAGAGGGGTGGCCGCGGAGGGGTGCGGGGCGGCCactagataattttttttttaaaaaaaatatattgagatCTGTGATAGACTGACTGGTTGGAGATAAACAAAGGGCTGCCTTGTGGGGAGTATATGGTGAGCTCATGGCTCAGATTGAGGTTTGATGAAGTGGTGTTCCCATGGGGCAAGCCTGTGCACAGCGGCCCCGTGGTGACTGGTGAGCCATAGGAAGGatattttgttggatttttgCTGATGCTGAAGGTGTAGTTAACGCCTTGGTTTCTCTGCCTTCTAAGGAGATGCCAAGATTCGTGGCCTATTTTCGTGAGTTCTTCCCACAATCCATCATTAATTTACTTAATCCATGGGaactatctatctatatataagtgaaaaggaaaaacaaatttatataaatgcatAGAATCAATAACTGGACTCTAAAAACACTATaacctcatatatatattatacaaaagaTTTGAGACGTCACTATACAATAAGCATCTAAAGACCAGCTAGCAGAGTCAGTAGAAAATACAATACTTCTATAACTAAAGAACAATCACAAGCCTAGGTGAGAAAAGACAGAAGGGACGAGGTCAACAACAGACCATGCAAGCCCAGTATATTGAAGGAGCCTTATGCCAGTATCAATGTTGAATGACGTCTGCttggagaaaaagaagagtttCTGTACGTAACCTGATTGCTTTATTTCATCCGACTTCTTGTCAGCAGCCATGCCCTTCAGAGCAGGTATATAGCTCGTTGACCTTATTGGGATTCCCAAAGTATTTGCAAGAATGGGAAGAATCCATTTGGCGAGAGCCTTGGTACAAAACTTCACCACCAGTATTGTTGGGATCCCCAGTAGTAGTCTACCCACAAATGCAGGAATTGTAAGATCAGGAGAAAATATGCGTGCAACATCTTCATGGTGAAACTGCTGAAACGTTTGGTGGATCCCAATCACCTGGATGATATGATTTTCGTCAATATGTTGAGATACGAGCAATAAAACTAGCTAAAAGCAGGCAGTGTCTAAATGAAAGTTTCAGTCCCATGAATTGTTAATTGAACAccaacaaatttttatattgtcatCATAATGTATAGCTGTTTCCACCAAAATGAAATTAGGGAAAACAGAAAAGTTTGGCAGTATGGTCATGCAGACATTAATCTTCATGTTAATGCAAATTAAATTGTACGAAAGGCAAATGTCAGGCTCACAGGTCACGTTGCCAGAGCAagtatatattgaaaataagctcATAAGAAAGAGTAGGAAGATCTTCACTTACGATTCCCAAGGCAACACCATTGAAAGCTGTGTGATATTCAAAACTTGGTGTCGGAAGTTCAGGTTTTGGGTAAGCAAAGAGTAACAAGAAGCATAGGGCAGCCCAGAATGATATAACTGCAGACAAAAAACACCTTGAACTTTAAAGATCTTGAACCAACAGCAGAAGAGCATACTATTTAGATATGGATCATACAGTAGTAAATTTACAGTGAGCATCTAGGGATGGTCGTATtatctcaaattttcataCGCTCAACAGAAAGTTCGAGGAAGTTTGACCTTTTCTTTCAGTTAGACCTTTATGCTATTTCATGAAGTTCAGAAGTGGCGGATTTGCATTATAATTCATAACTACTCTTATAGCTTCTCCGAATATTGACACCAAGCTTAACAAACAGATAATACAGCAGGTCTAAGCAAGATAGATGATGAACAAAGGAAGGTAGAACAGATATGCGATGCTGAAGGGGGGACATATTACCATTCTGACCAGAAACTATGAAATTATCTATGTATTCGGAGACATAGAGCCATATTGTCAGGATGCCTAATCCCAAAGCCAAACCACCGATAATGTCTATCAAGCTGTGCATTCCAAGGTATATCCTTCCTAAAAGTACAACAATATATCAGAAGAGTATACTCGAGGAAAGCAAAAAGTATTTTCAGAAGTAagaaatgattagaaatataatgcaataaattaaacttacCCAATCCAATGAGACCGACAACCAAACTGACCGTGGTGATACCTATTATCTGTGCAAAGGCATCATGATTTCCAGTATAGGCCAGAATGTAGTGTAACAAGTACCTGGATTTCCCAAAAAGGCTCCTTAAGTTTAGAAAGAAGACAGAATTATTATGCAAAACATGTAGCAACCATGCACTATAGTAGCACAATATACAAAATCAACCTTCCAGATAAAACCAAGTACTGAGCAATGAGCATATATCTTCACTAGCATCAGTACAGGGGATCCTGAATTTGTTGTCTCTTATAAGTCACctcagaagaaaaaaaataaaggagataaaattcaagaaaatgttCGTACCCTGATAAGCAAACTGTATTAAGAGTGTGTGAGGAAGGTAATCCATATTCCATGGCATTGTCCTCTTCATCTTTGGTGGCTGTAACTCTCCTGACAGGTGGACAACAAGGTCTAGGTGCTGAGACCACATCCTGTGAGCCATATCCATAAACGGGATGAAAAGAAAGCAGTGAAAATGTGGCAGAATTACAGAGCATCACTGTATTTGCAAAAATAGtcataaaatatgttaaaCAATAGAgattagagaaagaaaagccACCTTAATACAGTTTCCTGTATAATCACAAAAGGCCATCAAGAGGGtcatttgcctagccaatttgCAATGCCCAGTCTACCCACACAACAAAAGACAatcaatcaaaagaaaaaagaatgggTATACATTACAATTTTGTTCAAACTCTTAATGATTTCAGAATGCAAAAAGACCGGCATACCAACACAAAATGtagatacatatattaattagggTGTGAATGTGATAGAGAACATACCCAGAAAAGCAAGGGAAGAAAAGCAGTGTAGAAAGGCACAGAAACAACACAAgacaacaaagagaaaaaggcaTCCAAATGTCTGTGCTGGTATTTCTGCATGCAAAACACGAAAAAAGAGGTcaaagatgaaaaagaaaaatgtaatgttTAAGGGTATTGATGTTGAGGAATAGAGAAACCTGGATCTTGAGAATAATGGGGGTGCCAGAAATGACAGAGTGAGAAACCCATGGCTGTGTAAGAGATCTGAGCTTCTGAGTGAGATTGAATTTGGAAGAAATCAGGATCCAGAATGCTATTCCACATAGAAAACTTGTCGGGGTTACCATTTTGTTTAGTAAATTAATGTTTATATAGAAATACTCTTGTATTGTTCTGCTTTCTCAATCTCTTTGCGGTTGCGGGTGAGCTTCTTTCTTTGGCCTGAAAATTATGCCGCTCACCTCCTGGAAAGAGGGAGGGTCAGGCTGAGGGTGGAGGAGCACGAGCTGAAGACTTTTCCAAGTCGAAAACCCAAACAGCTGCAAATTTATGTGgttgtggtggtggtggacTGGACTTGGACCAAATCTACTCTctcaaaaacaaacaaacagagagagagagagacaaacagagagagagagacaaacagagagagagagggaagaggtgtctaatttttttattatatatagattctgttttttatttttttgaggaaatatattttgattcagTTAATTATTAAGGAGTGTGTGGAGAATCTAGTTTAGTGTAGTGGAGTAAATATTATAGGTGCAGTGCAGGCAGGCAcggagaggagaggagagCAGTGCACAAGGGACGGACAAGAACAAGTGGAAGTGGACAACCCCTGGGATGAGAATGAAAGCATTGATAAGTTGAGAAATTTAGACATAATTCACAGcataaatatatcaagaatgtGTCCTTATTCCTATGATAACTCCAATTCATAAAAGAACAAATGCCATCACCTCCCTGCTTTTACTTGAATACTATTTTGATGATATGGTAgagttgtgtgtgtgtgtgactGTGTGGTTGGATTGGACATAAACGTGTGATGTTGTTGGATAATTTAACTAACAACAACTCCTTCCACCTCCCAACTCCTATACTT
This region of Sesamum indicum cultivar Zhongzhi No. 13 linkage group LG4, S_indicum_v1.0, whole genome shotgun sequence genomic DNA includes:
- the LOC105159644 gene encoding shikimate O-hydroxycinnamoyltransferase-like is translated as MAFILPIPPMQDLKITFQESILVSPSKQTDDDDPNKSIFLSNIDQILNYNIPTVHFFKANPDFPPQIVPKRLKMALQRVLQVHYHFMAGRFKLNQQLGRLEIDCNSAGAGFVVASSDYSLDDLGDFVYPNLGFRQLAVQTLDNLGPEVEQPLCVFQVTSFKCGGFCIGMSTNHVLLDGASAQIFIENLATQAFDDKPLAVIPCNNRHLLAARSPPHVEFPHPEFFKPDLPEVVGPPVFDCKREELDYTTFSLTSKAINYLKGKAKENISYSTTKITSFNVVAALIWRCKALSNDAEYNKDRVSTLLNVVDLRSRLNPPLPDSYSGNAVLVAYSSATCEDIEKWPFSKLVEMVSEAPKRVSDEYSKSVIDWLEINKGLPCGEYMVSSWLRLRFGEVVYPWGKPVYSGPVVSHRKDICWIFPGVDGVNALVSLPAKEMERFVALFREFFPQSIIN
- the LOC105159645 gene encoding lipid phosphate phosphatase delta, which translates into the protein MVTPTSFLCGIAFWILISSKFNLTQKLRSLTQPWVSHSVISGTPIILKIQKYQHRHLDAFFSLLSCVVSVPFYTAFLPLLFWTGHCKLARQMTLLMAFCDYTGNCIKDVVSAPRPCCPPVRRVTATKDEEDNAMEYGLPSSHTLNTVCLSGYLLHYILAYTGNHDAFAQIIGITTVSLVVGLIGLGRIYLGMHSLIDIIGGLALGLGILTIWLYVSEYIDNFIVSGQNVISFWAALCFLLLFAYPKPELPTPSFEYHTAFNGVALGIVIGIHQTFQQFHHEDVARIFSPDLTIPAFVGRLLLGIPTILVVKFCTKALAKWILPILANTLGIPIRSTSYIPALKGMAADKKSDEIKQSGYVQKLFFFSKQTSFNIDTGIRLLQYTGLAWSVVDLVPSVFSHLGL